The Aedes albopictus strain Foshan chromosome 2, AalbF5, whole genome shotgun sequence region CGATACATAGTCGTGTATAACATACCATTATCAAAAGATATCAATCAATTTAtgtttaaaaaattgaaattgatgGAAAATTATAAGACATTTTCACAACTTTGTCAAATTTTGCGGCATTTCGCGGAGTTTCTCACAATTCGCGCCCAAAGGCCaatttcgcgaatttcgcggcttccgcgaaatcgcgaatttccattgtccctaataataatattcgaaaaaaaaacaattcttgtcacctcagtatcgaactaagaacctttggattttcgagccatacttcacacttaacaccaaacaccacttatgaaacacactgattaattgcCATGACATTTTCACTCACCTAAgtatttgttggaatgcacttggtttccctgcGCTGTACATGTTCGACAagctatctggagctcaaaatgacgaagcgtgatttcccgcacagttatcactacccctctcttgctagcaccacccagcattgttaattatcaggtcaacaaaacaaaaatgatgacttagtaacttgttttgtaaccataatgatgcctgttaactttcttgtagctttttggcactccaacgcacctctttcattgttatcacatatcacatcgcaatattcCAACGTTAACGGTTCTAGCTTatacgagtttgtatgcacattttaacgagtttatttttacttttatgcgatttagtttgtacaccaatgcgagtttaactgacttgatgagaaaagtaccaagcgaagtcgtataatcatcacaGTGcgtaattatgcgaattcaattgacagtttgcgagtccgctcgaactcttttgcgaataagtaaagttcgtcgcaataaaacatcagaatatcgtctactacgatgtagttatacattataaaagttagtttgcactcttatatgattttaccagatacatcgcaataagttcaaaaacatcatatgcgatgaaaattgtccctcagccgtatatgtatgcgatagtgagtaaaaatagtactttatacgatgtacagcgtacatccttatgcaatttctggttgtctggggcacctactttgaaaaatcataactcaagaacgaagcgtcGTAGACACAATTATTTTTTGTGAAGTCATaaggaaattttctcagcaattaaaaaaaaaatttccgaaatttTCCCCAAAGGTTTTCTggaaatttcacagaaaattcTATGACAAATTAAGTCTGAAATACCACCAAGAACTCGTCACTAGTTCCCgcgcatttttttcaataatttctattAGAGATTCCGCTACAAAACAAACTAAAAAAATTCTAATGCTCCATGAAGTTTCGCCAGaagtacccgagcagaggggaatatcaaattaataactacgaaatcacaaaacctgtttttatatcttgttttgttattattgaattatcaaggcattacgtttccataacatgttttgttggacaatcttattttgttatgaccaagcaattggtatgcagcccttaaataacatttcaatattacattctgttgtggaacaagtttggttattattgtattattgagagtgcacaaatactttatggtattgctatctaaactaaaacaaattttgaatcaaaacctacgtcattctacaacgttatttacagcatttgagggaaagcaactgcatattcactcatcaatttgtcttcctcttccatttatcattacatccaaactgagacaaagtgcataccccatatcactaactagtattccgtgggaaaaagtttgcataatgcaccagaaaaactgtttaacgattttttgaaaagtgcgcaaagttaggccctaggtgcgcaaagtatggtacgcttacgatatcacatttgataagaggtgtggtatattacgtgacatggaggtgctgtaatgtgtacaaaacaaagtccctgctgggcggcgcgaggttttgctaaatttctgaaattgattgagttgtagctgaaaagtacccaaaataccagccactgcccaagtggcgcagtaccctgcatacatctaaacgagaacatagcagaacatagcagaagaagaacgatggtgttttgaaaaatcctatccctatcacacaggagaagattttaaaatgcctctataaaatctaaagcaaaatctaattaaaaacggtttcatgtacggtgtaagactttggacggactacatattgaacgtataaatttaaatttaacatttttttcttggtaaggtacttaatttgtaccaatcaccaattgggtttttaaattaagaataatatattgattttttgattttattcgaaagagcacctttttataagccagtatgatttttttcagatttttaaaagtttattttgatacctaaattcaattacaaaaagattttttgaaatcaccttttgatagctgggcaactgcttgacagctccgcccagtacgaaatgcgacgaggggtgattctacaaatcgctcccatacaaactttaaatcgatttttaaataggttcccgggtaccaaagttcatgaaaatttggatttcggctcagtttggcatgtagattgtgaatatggaattatctcaacactactaaagaagccaattgcagctggtttatggaaaattccacgtgtatggcaattcagtaacaaattttgaaaacgacgtataatcaatgctacaccattgattatacgtcattttcaaaatttgttactgaattcaggttttttcttaactcacgatgaccagatcggttcagtcggatttgtttttgatggaaaaaataaatctggatcaaatgagatcaatattgtcaaaatcggagaaaatttatcgcagatataaccattacatagtttacctgctttattttattgtctgctgtttcatattatgaagtaaaaaataaaggcattgcaatatctagaaatttcatcagactcttccgtattttttattttattcattgctataatttgagttttgggtaaatatagcatcatagctattgatatgtttatctttgtattaatttccttctttcaatatcccagtcccgttacggtgccaaattcctatcacttttctacgattcccaattcttataggttaagtataattttagcttcaaaaagtgatacatctgcaaatgagtttttttttatctcaaaattgagtaaacttagttgaatttatatgtcattttaacagtactgctattctaacctctaattataacgtcaaaaagtaccgaacagactatgtattacgaagtaatgaatgttagtgagagtggagatagcaaatatggtacctactaaataattctaatcaataaaaatgtcaactatacagacaattctgctcaattggtgattgcatttgtctattataactttttcctttcgatctattattattcgatcatatattgtttgacattatgtcataaatatcttttttcattactaaaaataatcctaaacagaataaaactaaacagcatctgcagaagtaatcatatcggcatatgatataattaccttttaccttcgctcacgtaggtacgtgtataatcgccgttctcacaacgcgaacaaaacaaaaaataaaataaaaatcatctccgtccggaaagaatctttgtcgccgccaaaatacaccccatgacgaagctcaatcataaatagtcgactacctagaactttttcatcgttctctttactccttggaaatagccgacgacgggccatgccaccactgttattagtgtttcagtgcgcatgtctgcgcaccgcgatagcgctgttggtaagagagagaggttcattgtttgatcttgcattcaaatctctgtctatttttgtcctgcgactggcaaacatgaaatggggaaatggggaaactggcaatacgtagaaccagtaaagcttctatcgtccctcactgcaagtgctgtgatagcctcattggtaaaggcgactgaaaatttacgatagcaggattgtggaggttcaaatcccgtccatgtttgtaagttttataatgaaatcgaattttttttatgtgatctattattttctaaaaatagaataacacacttaaaatcattacccaaaaatgagtaaaaaaagttagtttttaccctaattttgctttcggaatgttatcaataactctttaatatcaaaatttgttattgaaatatttcccaaattcactgttattaagttgttattgccactaacaaaacatgttattaaattgatttttcaggaacaaatttttgttatgtgacttgttattttgccgcttatgacagacaagtttataactcaatatgttatgttaataacatgaaaattactaattccattatgcagttattttgccaaaataacgcattttgttatgctgttgttattctcttctgctcgggtattatTGAAATTTCTTTTTGAAGGTTGCGAGAAGCTCCCTCAGTTGCATTAGACCTTTTTGTGCCTAATTTCCACATAAAACCTAGTGATcgaccagcaattcttccagaaattgcacctgtgattccactagaaattatttttggagttTTTGCGAAAACGAGCGTGATTGCGTtacaaatttttctaaaaaattcaagAAGATTTCTATTTTATATTCTTTTTGAACTCTCCTCTTTGTCATGAATTTTGATTACATCTGTGCAGTCCTATGCACGAGCACACTTCCAAAAGAGGGGTTTTGCTTTATTTCTATCACCGTTTTCACACCAGATTTCAAATCTGGTTTATTATCTTCAATGAATTATAGTGTTAACCCATATTTCTTGCTATTGTAGTTGTCCTAGATTCAACTTCACTTACAACTTCAATCCTTGTTTGTAATGAAGATTCATATTTATTCTCCATTATTTTCCTTCTTTATGAGCAAACCCTTATcctccacaacactgtggccccaggTCCCACacttgtaaatccggccctgcatgTATGCGACCCAAGTGATGAGAGCAACCCATATAATGCGTAGGTATTCAGTACAGCCATGTTCACGGGCTTGATTTCCAATCGGCCTAGGATCTTTTTGTAATatagaaatatttttgattttcttgaacataatATGTCGTCATGTgtgccatacgatatacacatgtaaaaagGTCAATTggcaaatattgatttttttgtaataactgttgaagtacaatgatacatgttgccctttactggtatttaccagatttgctggaatATCAGAAACATACTGAAAAAActtgcacagaatgttgctaattgacaaattgagagatgaaatttgtgaaaatgtGCTCATGGAAGATGAGAAGCTTACTCTATCTCATCGGAACGTACCGTCATGAGTCATGAGCAGAAATTATAAATGATTAGGACAATAATGTTTTATTGCGATAATCGTGAAtaaattatgcatttatttaaCAAGCATTGCACAACAGTCCCAACGCCGTATGGCAAAAATATGATAAACATATTTACACAATAGTGTTTCCAACCGCATTGAGCAGCAGTACCGTATAACTATCAAGATTGATAGAACTCTATGAGTATTATCAGTCGTGAACCTGTAATAATTCCATTCAGTATACATACTGGTCCCCGTGGCTATTTGTGTAAACTGACAGCTGATGTTTCACACTGATAGCGCTGATCCGCATCAGCTTGATCAGTCGTTTTCTGAGACCAACGATCGTCGTGCAGAATCAAGTGAAACTGCTCTTAAAATGGCTTCTTTCTTCAAGCGACTCCTAACATTGTACGTAACTCTCTGCCAGGTTAGCTAGCCGTACCAAACTTAATCAAGTGATATTTTTAGAATTGCAGCTGGCTTCATCCTGGTGGAAGCTGTTGAGTACAGTTGCACAGACTACCACAAAGGGTATTGCGTTGTTGAAAACGTAACGGCCGAGTCGATGCCGCAAGCTACGTTTCCATCGGACAAACTGCTGCTGATTCAGAACAGTACATTTACCACCTTCGGAGAGGAGCAATTCCGATGTCTACCGGACGTAGAAAACCTTATGATTCATCATTTGAAAATCGAACAGTTGGAGCTGAACGGTTGCGATCGCCTTTCCATGCTGTTCGCCAGCTATAACCATATCTCTAACGTGACTGCCGTTGAAGCATTGCCCCTTCGTAGTCTACATCTCTACCAAAACCTGTTGACGGATGTGAGTCCGTTGAAAGTGTTAACCGAGCTGGAACAGCTCTACCTGAACGACAACTTGCTCGAAGTGCTGACGATGGACGTATTTGCCAACATGAAGAATCTCAAGATCTTGACGTTGCACCGGAACAAGCTAACCGCGATCGATACCGTCAAATCGATCGGTCTGCCCAGTTTGGAGTCGCTGTTTCTTCAGCATAACGCGCTAAGCTATCTGGATACGTCCTTGTGGCGCATGCCGGCCCTGCAAAAGTTGGACCTCAGCGATAACAATCTGGGCTTTTTGTTCaccttcctggaggagttcccctcGTTGGCGGAGTTGGAATTACACACCAACCAGTGGAACTGTGCGTGGTTGCACAAGATGGTAGATCGAATGGAGCAGCGTGCCATCGGACACGGTCAAATCGATCGGACTTGCGATGGAACGTTGTTCGGTGGGGTCTGTTGTAAGGCGGAAGCCAGTGAACCGGATCCCATGATGTTGCTCATCAGTAGAACCGGCATTGTTGACGATCTGCAAGATCGGCTGGAAGGCCAACGGGAGAAGGTGGAACAACTGGAGGAAGCACATCGAAAGCAAAGCTTTAGGTACGACGAGATGAAGCGGAAAATCGACAAGCTGGAGGAATGGTGCAGCAACAAGGAGTTGTGATTTGAGCGGACGAATCGTGTTgtttcctttacgaattgcttctgaaattcctcaaggggttccttcggaTATTTAGAGATTCGAAACAAGCAATTGTTAGAGCGTGTTTACTGGTgatgctgtatttgccgaacgatctttctgtacgagtagtgtagtgTACCGCaatctgctcggtcgccttttgtcgCAATTCTGCGGTggtaaataaaagtaagtgaattcagcattttcaactttattacgacgatctccgaagaaaacttcccaaatcaaatcatcatattcaagattatttcataaaatttcccctgtgtttctccagaagtgccacaaagaattctttcatgaaatctggcatgaattgcttcaacaattcctccatgatttttcaaaaatcatttcagagattatttgagaaattcgccctgggattatttcagaaactcctctggatgtctattcagaaatttctctgggcattcatttggagaatctattagattttttcggaaatctttaaaaaatttcttcagaaattttcataaaaatctttctgaattttttttgggaaattagaGTATTTGGTcaaaattccctcacggattcttttaaaaaaatcttccatatatTTATTCGGAAACTGTCTTCAGGGAATGTCTTCtaacaagaaattcctcctattctacaaattctaTAGCATCTTGCATAATTTACTTCTGAAACTCCTTCattttttccgaaaaaatatccatgaatgcgaacagaaatttctcctgggattcttccaaaaatacgttccgtgattccttcagaaatttctttagacatttattcaaaaatcgCTCCAGAACTTTCAACGATGCGTTCAGAAACCattagagtttttcagaaaatgtttctgaAAATTGATACTAGGGTTACtttggaagttcttccaaggatttcatcagaaaatcccaCAGCAATTtccaacttctccaaaaatttttcttaggattcctccagaagtctcaTAAAGAGTTGTGTCAGTaggttgtgtatgagtttctgcagaaatcctacaGAGAATTACCGTATTTTTTACgagacttttctagatttttttttccgaaaaatccttcgaTAATTTCCTTCAGTATTCTCACAAAcgatctttcaaggatttatgcCTTAACTTTTTcaggggtttgctttagaaattgctccagggaaaatctgaatttctgttagaaaatcttcctgggatttctttagatattcctccagaaactctttaaaaaaaatgtgagatccattcggggattttctgcagggattcttatagaaactgccctagggattccttcataagtttttcgagggattctttcggaaaatctcccatgacttttattataaattcgagcaataatttcttcagaaatatctccaggtttttatgcagagatttctttacaaatttctccaaggattaccttGAAAAAACTTGCacagattttttttgataattctttcattgacccttgctgaaatccatcctagaattcattgaaaaaaaaattcacgaGCTCCTGAAAAATACTCCCAGGGATTCttagatttattaaaaaaaaaaatcatcctggaaatcccaaagaaattaagtcagaaattctttcacaaaatcttctggaaatttctctaagaactccttaagaaagttttgcacggatagcttccaaaaatgttgcatgcccaagcaacattttttagtcaaatagactagaagaggttcttgaaACCATCAataaactaaaataaaaggtataaggttttatggcggctatcaaaacctctacaagactaattggtcatcaaaatgttactggaCTATCTagaaaactttctcaaaaatacttttttttttagaaaattattcacagatacattaagaatcagaaattcagaagctctctaaagatttttttctagaattactctggaaattctacaagacattattaaggaaattcccaaggattCTTCAcaatcctttagatattccttcaagacatttctctgccAGAAATTGCTCCGCAGACTGCTAAATaaattcttagaaaatcctccaaggatgccttcagtaatttgtctacagattatttcagagattcttatacgGATTtttatggaaaggctggaagacattcttgcagagattcatccagaaattcacacagagatttcatatGCAATTCCGCAGgctattcctctatgtattttctcagaaattcctccagggggttctccaggagttcattagaaaaaatgtttaggatttttattagaggatttctccacgatttttttctaaaatatatcAAGACGTTTTAGGCgtttcttcaggttttccttctggaatttcatcagaaaatccatctatggattcttaaaatatcccttatttttcagattttttttcggtaatttatttagaattttcttcagattttattttttgaatttccttctgaaatttcatcagcaatactttcggaaatacctTTAAAGACtttttcaatattcctagaattacttcagaagttcccgcagggatttcttgaaaagttgttccaaggattctttcagaaattgttccagccgttccttcaggaactgctctagCGATTGATTTTATTGATATGAAGCGCTCCACGTGTCAAaaagctgaaaacccctgcattataaatcATCAAGTTTGATTAGATATTGAAAAATTtaccataaaatcgaagtacatataatcgagggtcctcCAAATCGAGGTACAtatccaggtaacaatttgatgctgtacaaacgtttctccaacttttTTAAATCAgcattcatttgaacaaaagctgagcacaagtgaTACAattctttattcagctcctaaacatctaattttggtgattttattcaacctttagctgatttgagggacaatggaaggctgatttaaggcttaatatgcgcttaatcagtaatcaattaaatttattaattgtatGAAAATAAATAGGAACACTTTCGTCagtctatttttaccattagctgcgtctatttccagaagagatgtttaggaatgtataaattattaTGTGGGAAAACTGGTATTGAAATcgaacctcctgatttatagtcactcaccatagcacctacaccacacacaattgtatacttatcctcgaaaacaagaacattacttgttgtgtctgaatagtcaagaacgtaagttgaactaagtctgtattgaggctgaagaagcaatgtggacttcacgaaaaccatgcttgggtcagctgtcaaaaattatttgattgaaggttgaacaacagatgattaattctgcatgttggtgtatgttttgaagctggttacccagatgattaatattctattcaacttgatattcagtcaTCTATGTAATACTGATtacagaggttgaacaagccatacttcagaccaatattcagctgttatTGTGtccagccattgacaccattaaccagctattgttctgCTAAtaatctcactgttcagcattcattgttatttGGGTATACCTGTACAGGCCTTTCTTGAACTCTTTTCGGGatttcttatgtttttttttgttttagctgCAATTCTTTCTCAGATTTCTTTCGCAgtttcttactgaattgttaccacgatttctcccgaagttcttTTTTGATTTGCCCCGGAGTTCTCAAGACTCCATCCAGAAGTTCTCCCTATATTTGCTTCCCAAGTTCCCTCGGGAATTTTTAGTTGTTCCTTCCGGAACTTTCTAAGTGATGTatctgggatttctaccagagttccttctggaggagttttttgcGGGGTTTCTGCAAGAGCACTtcacgggatttcttccagagatccttGGGTGATTTCCTCCGGAGACTctaaccaaattctccaaaattccttcggggatttatctTTGTGATTTTCCAGGAAAACTTTCCAACAGATTTCCAGAGGTTTTTGCCCTATTTTTGTAcctttcttccaggggtttctcacaAAGAATTTGTCGGCTTTACCTTAGAATTTCTCGCTAGAATTGTCCCGTAgttcccttggaaatttctcacACAGGTTTCCAGAGTTCTTGGAGTTGTCTTATATTTCTCGGATTTCTTTTTCCGAAGTTCCTATCGTTATTTTCCTCGGAGTTCTCGGAGTTCCTCTTCAGATACACCAGGCATTTCGaggagttccagggggtttcgGGAAGGAGGTGAAGGGCGGTGGTTTCTTACGTATCAGAGCTTGTGTCAGGGAGTTCCAGAGTTGTTCCAGGTATCGCAgatggtttcaggaggttttcaggggttctcaggaaGGGCTTCCAGAAGCATTTCACGAGGATACATCTTGGGTGATTCAGGGGCATTTCGGGGAGACTCGATGCTTCTTAAGGgcgtctcaggggagtttcagggagtctctGGTGCGTTTCAGGTGATCTCAGGAGGATCCATGGGATTCTTAGAATtgttcagtgggtttcaggggatttctagGGTGTCACAGGCAAATTTTATGGGATTTCAGCAAGTTCTGCGAGGTTTCTGGGGGCTCAGGAAGTCTCAAGGGCATATCAGGGTATCTCAAAGACTCTGAGGGTCCCAGGTGCGTTGAGGTGGTCTTAGTAGGATTCAGGGGGTTCTCAGGAAGATTCTgaggggtttcatgggggtttcttaGGGCACAGACAAAACCCCTGTCTGCCCTGGGAGTTCCAGGGAGTCTCATGAGCTTCAGGGGGACGTGAAGAGCATATCAGGGTATCTCAGTGAgttcagggggatttcagagggtctcCGGGACGATTAAGGGAGCAGATCCAGGGGATTTCGAGAGATTACTGGagatttcagggcatttcaaagtgtttcaggggcgtttcaggtagACTCgggtggtttcagggggttccatgggGGCTCAGTGGCGTTACAGAGAGTTTCAGAtggattcaggggcgtttcagagggcttcCATGGATCGCCAGAGGATTTAGGATAGcttagggggtttcaggtgtGTTTTAGCGTTTTAGATGATTTCAGGTACGGCTCTGGAGGCTCTGAAAGCAAAAACAAATCTCTAACCATTTAAATCTCCCTGGACTGTCCCTTAAGCGTACCTAAAACTCGCTGAAATTTTAATTTAAGCCCCCCAAAACATCCCTAAAACCCCCGCCTTTCAGGATCGCTTGAAATCCCAGGAAACCCCCTTGTCGCCATCTCGAACACCCAAGGGACAAAACCTTTTATGGAAACTATGATCCCGTATTTGAAGTATTATCTGCCTCTCCCTataaaattccctctttttctGCCCTGTATGCAATTTTTTACTTATGCACATCCAGCTCATGGCATTAAAAGAGGTTCCAGgatattccgagaaaaactcgtGGAAAATCCGGGCATTCAAGGTGGGCTCAAGGAGGTTTCTAGAAAGCTATCAGAAAACCCAAAAAAGGGgactccaaggggcttcaggggcgttttaagggggtttaagggcaattcagggggtctcag contains the following coding sequences:
- the LOC109418118 gene encoding leucine-rich repeat transmembrane protein FLRT1-like gives rise to the protein MFHTDSADPHQLDQSFSETNDRRAESSETALKMASFFKRLLTLIAAGFILVEAVEYSCTDYHKGYCVVENVTAESMPQATFPSDKLLLIQNSTFTTFGEEQFRCLPDVENLMIHHLKIEQLELNGCDRLSMLFASYNHISNVTAVEALPLRSLHLYQNLLTDVSPLKVLTELEQLYLNDNLLEVLTMDVFANMKNLKILTLHRNKLTAIDTVKSIGLPSLESLFLQHNALSYLDTSLWRMPALQKLDLSDNNLGFLFTFLEEFPSLAELELHTNQWNCAWLHKMVDRMEQRAIGHGQIDRTCDGTLFGGVCCKAEASEPDPMMLLISRTGIVDDLQDRLEGQREKVEQLEEAHRKQSFRYDEMKRKIDKLEEWCSNKEL